In Lacrimispora indolis DSM 755, a genomic segment contains:
- a CDS encoding sensor histidine kinase, with the protein MILTAAVTLLITVLTTTVCFSVFQTFLRKNQIQSAEFSLQVVSNNITSDMKDIIYFSKWCCSNGAILDYLEAFQNYQKLPTLSTDLENLRPTALSSHNRLKEEYYYNRAYEYMSRVIISTNNKNNFLQMAALANNSSSYAARIISQTDFFQKLYDSKDYLWIGFVNDPFSSISRDQYIPIVRPVYDEFSTEIIGWTYVEISSRLFTDYLAHYPLPSDSMLFITIGGKSYSLKSGGWQEIGTPYTDPVQLTKSDSLSKGTRVLSVTMDDGKKRILVERPVEGMEGWSLTNVLSEQQFGQQKLLYTLLIFAICLTIVSLGVLLAFLLNRIIMEPIHRLSGKIADISAGDFSRDNSIEWNHELGQVGRGINSMSENIVTLMEKRVDDEKQRKDLEYQILQSQINPHFLYNTLNSIKWMATIQNASGIADMTTALARLLKNVSKGTASMIPLRDELALVKDYFLIQQYRYGGSVTIEYFIESEALYDCQIHRFTLQPIIENALFHGIEPTGTAGKITVSAETTEGYRKKALKISITDNGIGMSQEAIRKVLCEEDDNQNKTEFFRHVGISNVNKRIKHDFGPEYGITITSRPGEFTTMTILMPYVLHSEKKSAGR; encoded by the coding sequence ATGATTCTAACAGCCGCCGTTACCCTGTTAATCACTGTTCTTACTACAACGGTATGTTTCTCGGTTTTCCAGACTTTTTTAAGGAAAAATCAGATCCAGTCCGCGGAATTCAGCCTTCAGGTCGTAAGCAACAACATAACATCCGATATGAAGGATATCATCTATTTCAGCAAATGGTGCTGCTCCAACGGTGCCATTTTAGACTATCTGGAAGCCTTTCAGAATTATCAAAAGCTGCCCACACTCTCAACGGACCTGGAAAATTTACGCCCTACGGCCCTTTCCAGCCATAACCGCTTAAAAGAGGAATATTACTACAACCGGGCATACGAATACATGTCAAGGGTTATTATTTCCACAAATAATAAAAATAATTTCCTTCAAATGGCCGCGTTGGCCAACAACTCTTCCTCTTATGCGGCACGTATTATCAGCCAGACCGATTTTTTTCAAAAGCTTTATGATTCTAAAGATTATTTATGGATCGGCTTTGTAAACGATCCCTTCTCCAGCATCAGCCGGGACCAGTACATTCCCATCGTCCGGCCTGTTTATGATGAATTCAGTACAGAAATCATAGGCTGGACTTATGTGGAAATCTCCTCCCGCCTGTTTACCGATTACTTAGCACACTATCCCCTCCCTTCGGACAGCATGCTTTTTATTACCATAGGAGGGAAGTCCTACAGCTTAAAGTCCGGTGGATGGCAGGAGATCGGGACACCCTATACGGATCCGGTGCAATTAACCAAAAGTGATTCCTTATCCAAAGGCACCCGGGTTCTGTCCGTTACTATGGACGATGGAAAAAAAAGGATCCTGGTGGAGCGCCCGGTGGAGGGAATGGAAGGCTGGAGCTTAACCAATGTTCTCTCCGAGCAGCAGTTTGGTCAGCAGAAGCTGCTGTATACCCTTTTAATCTTCGCCATCTGTCTCACCATCGTTTCCCTTGGGGTCTTGCTGGCCTTTCTCTTAAACAGGATCATCATGGAGCCCATTCACAGGCTCAGCGGCAAGATAGCCGATATATCGGCCGGAGATTTTTCCAGGGACAATTCCATCGAATGGAACCATGAATTGGGACAGGTCGGCCGGGGCATCAACAGCATGTCAGAAAACATCGTCACGCTGATGGAAAAACGGGTGGATGATGAAAAGCAGAGAAAGGATCTGGAATACCAGATTCTCCAGAGCCAGATCAATCCTCATTTTTTATACAATACCTTAAATTCCATCAAATGGATGGCCACCATCCAGAATGCCAGCGGAATCGCGGATATGACCACTGCTCTGGCAAGGCTTCTTAAAAACGTATCTAAGGGAACCGCTTCCATGATTCCCTTAAGGGATGAGCTGGCTCTGGTAAAGGATTACTTTCTGATCCAGCAGTACCGGTACGGCGGCAGTGTAACCATAGAGTATTTCATTGAATCTGAAGCTTTATACGACTGCCAGATCCACCGCTTCACCCTGCAGCCTATCATTGAAAATGCCCTGTTCCATGGGATCGAGCCCACAGGAACCGCAGGAAAGATTACAGTGTCCGCCGAAACAACGGAAGGTTACCGGAAGAAAGCGCTGAAAATAAGCATAACGGACAACGGCATCGGCATGTCCCAGGAGGCTATCCGCAAGGTTCTTTGTGAGGAAGACGACAATCAGAACAAAACAGAATTTTTCCGGCACGTCGGCATCAGCAACGTGAATAAACGAATTAAGCACGACTTCGGCCCGGAATATGGCATCACCATAACAAGCAGGCCAGGCGAATTTACCACTATGACCATCTTAATGCCTTACGTGCTTCATTCGGAAAAGAAATCAGCAGGAAGGTAA
- a CDS encoding response regulator, with amino-acid sequence MTKLLIVDDEPLVQIGLKSMINWADYGIEICGTAVNGKNALEMIAEYSPEIVITDIRMPIMNGLDLARSCRETYGKIPLFIFLTSYEEFQLIKEAMSYEAVDYLIKLELNADSLSEAAKKALSRLETLQVSMEYKDSGRPLLQSYYEKFFMRLLHNLFDSEEQFELQSRDLRLDFSENCYFTALCQIREEARKDMDHGKLMNLYNSALQMAKEIIGRHLPAYVVSLDMKHFAVVFHLPDQADYRKEAVFNAFRNAADMIRNYFNVTVLTGIGTPVSQPMKISESYQEARQAFGRTSSEQPVVMFTGSDAASIRNAFNISVFKNEITKAFNEFDTDILYRTLTEIIRLFEAHPLRFSQAADGACNILYLALSLLPDGEENMTEIFSSYSDSYRSIYRFTNVEQIAEWMTIFRDGLCDVLRSKRKTYKAHVITNVQKYINNHISEKLTLNEVAGVFGLSPNYLSILFKKNCRVGFSEYIAQAKVNRAKALLMEQDMKIYEAADQLGFESAFYFSKVFKKVTGLSPREFIQQNTVNPDENK; translated from the coding sequence ATGACTAAACTATTAATTGTTGATGATGAACCTTTGGTTCAGATCGGATTAAAATCCATGATAAACTGGGCGGATTACGGCATTGAAATCTGCGGTACCGCCGTAAACGGTAAAAATGCTCTGGAAATGATAGCAGAATACTCACCGGAAATTGTCATTACCGATATCCGCATGCCCATCATGAACGGACTGGACTTAGCAAGGTCCTGCCGGGAAACATACGGTAAAATACCCCTGTTCATTTTTCTTACCAGCTACGAGGAATTTCAGCTCATCAAGGAAGCCATGTCCTATGAAGCGGTGGATTATCTAATCAAGCTGGAACTAAATGCCGATTCCCTGTCCGAGGCAGCCAAAAAGGCCCTTTCCCGCCTGGAGACCCTTCAGGTTTCCATGGAATATAAGGATTCCGGCCGCCCTCTCCTGCAGAGCTATTATGAAAAATTTTTCATGCGGCTCCTGCATAACCTCTTTGACAGCGAAGAACAGTTTGAGCTCCAGTCCAGGGATTTAAGACTGGATTTTTCGGAAAACTGTTATTTCACGGCCCTTTGCCAGATACGGGAGGAAGCCCGTAAGGATATGGATCACGGAAAGCTCATGAACCTCTATAACAGCGCTCTGCAAATGGCAAAGGAAATCATCGGCAGACATCTTCCCGCCTATGTGGTAAGCCTGGATATGAAACATTTTGCAGTGGTATTTCACCTTCCCGATCAGGCAGACTACCGGAAAGAGGCTGTTTTTAACGCATTTCGCAACGCAGCCGATATGATCCGCAACTATTTTAATGTGACCGTTCTCACAGGAATCGGAACTCCGGTCAGCCAGCCCATGAAGATCAGCGAGTCCTATCAGGAAGCCCGCCAGGCCTTTGGGCGGACCTCCTCAGAACAGCCTGTCGTGATGTTCACCGGCAGTGATGCGGCCTCCATCCGCAACGCTTTCAACATTTCCGTATTTAAAAATGAAATAACCAAGGCATTTAATGAATTTGATACGGATATCTTATACCGCACTCTGACTGAAATCATTAGGCTGTTTGAAGCCCATCCCCTGCGTTTTTCCCAGGCTGCGGACGGGGCCTGCAACATCCTTTACCTGGCCCTCTCTCTTCTGCCTGACGGAGAAGAAAATATGACGGAGATCTTTTCCTCCTACAGCGACAGCTACCGTTCCATTTACCGCTTTACCAATGTGGAGCAGATCGCAGAATGGATGACGATCTTCCGTGACGGCCTTTGCGACGTTTTGCGGTCCAAACGGAAAACCTACAAAGCCCACGTCATCACCAATGTACAAAAATACATCAACAACCATATATCCGAAAAGCTCACCTTAAACGAAGTGGCCGGAGTGTTCGGCCTAAGCCCCAATTATTTAAGCATCCTGTTTAAGAAGAACTGCCGGGTCGGTTTTTCAGAATACATTGCCCAGGCAAAGGTCAACCGGGCCAAAGCCCTCCTCATGGAACAGGACATGAAAATCTATGAGGCAGCCGATCAGCTGGGCTTTGAAAGCGCCTTTTATTTCAGTAAAGTATTTAAAAAAGTTACCGGGCTTTCTCCCCGGGAATTTATACAGCAAAATACCGTCAATCCTGACGAAAACAAATAA
- a CDS encoding heparinase II/III domain-containing protein has translation MITELAKDQKKPLSSFTPFPQASDRSSWDSLPEDLKSRLIKSGETFLNFDYPSLTAADYMEFTRNGNRSRFQDKLFLRRTVLDALVLAECAEYKGRFLDDIINGLYLICEENAWQLPAHNSYIRDTPPFILPDVTRPVIDLFAAETAAVLSVTEYLLRQELLSVTPFLSKMINKNLDERIFTPYLNEHFWWMGDGDSHMNNWTVWCTQNVLLSAFTRELPQIQKENIFQKACKSIDYFLAEYGEDGCCDEGAQYYRHAGLCLFNCLEVLNGISDNAFLPAYEIGKIKNIASYILTAHIDDVYYVNFADCSPIAGRCGAREFLFGRRTGNKELMSFAAWDYQNSEDPLTAEEHNLFYRLQTVFTHQEMVSFAKSPIVHRDFWYESAGLFIARESHLYLAVKAGDNDDSHNHNDTGSFTIYKDGNPMFIDVGVETYTKKTFSKDRYDIWTMQSRYHNLPTFFDGKTQIMQKDGADYRAENVTHQLGASDCRISMDLAAAYPDERIRSYTRNAVLNKGKEIIISDHYEGDLPYPVLSLMFYEEPVVNGDTVKVGNLGSFLIEGASKIQKEVIPITDERLKISWKHDVYRLLVTMKNKDLVLTIR, from the coding sequence ATGATCACAGAACTTGCAAAAGACCAAAAGAAACCATTATCAAGCTTTACCCCCTTTCCCCAGGCCTCTGACCGGAGTTCCTGGGATTCTCTTCCGGAGGATCTTAAAAGCCGTCTCATTAAAAGCGGGGAAACCTTTTTAAACTTTGATTATCCTTCCCTGACCGCAGCAGATTATATGGAATTTACAAGAAATGGGAACAGAAGCCGTTTCCAGGACAAGCTGTTTTTAAGAAGGACTGTTCTGGATGCCCTGGTTCTGGCTGAATGTGCAGAATATAAAGGACGTTTCCTTGATGACATCATCAACGGGCTTTATTTGATCTGTGAGGAAAATGCCTGGCAGCTTCCTGCCCACAATTCCTACATCCGGGATACTCCTCCCTTTATCCTTCCCGATGTCACCCGCCCTGTGATCGACCTCTTTGCAGCGGAAACAGCCGCAGTCCTGTCAGTGACGGAATATCTTTTAAGGCAGGAGCTTCTTTCCGTCACTCCCTTCCTTTCAAAGATGATCAATAAAAATCTTGATGAACGGATCTTCACTCCTTATCTTAACGAACATTTCTGGTGGATGGGTGATGGAGACAGCCATATGAACAACTGGACGGTCTGGTGTACCCAGAACGTTCTTCTCTCCGCCTTTACAAGAGAACTTCCCCAGATCCAAAAGGAGAACATATTTCAAAAGGCATGCAAAAGCATTGACTATTTTCTGGCAGAGTACGGGGAAGACGGCTGCTGTGACGAAGGAGCCCAGTATTACCGTCACGCCGGGCTTTGCCTGTTTAACTGCCTGGAGGTTTTAAACGGAATATCAGACAATGCCTTTCTCCCTGCATATGAGATCGGGAAAATCAAGAACATTGCTTCTTATATCCTGACCGCCCACATCGATGATGTCTATTATGTGAACTTTGCTGACTGCTCTCCCATTGCCGGGCGGTGCGGAGCCAGGGAATTCCTGTTTGGCAGGCGGACCGGCAATAAGGAACTTATGTCCTTTGCCGCATGGGATTACCAAAACAGCGAAGATCCCTTAACAGCAGAGGAACATAACTTATTTTACCGCCTGCAGACAGTCTTTACCCATCAGGAAATGGTTTCCTTTGCCAAATCCCCCATTGTCCACCGGGATTTCTGGTATGAGAGCGCGGGACTTTTCATTGCCAGAGAGAGCCACCTTTATCTTGCAGTAAAAGCCGGAGATAATGACGACAGCCATAACCACAATGATACGGGAAGCTTTACCATTTACAAGGATGGAAATCCCATGTTTATTGATGTGGGAGTGGAAACTTATACAAAGAAGACCTTTTCAAAAGACCGTTATGACATCTGGACCATGCAGTCCCGCTATCATAACCTCCCCACCTTTTTTGACGGAAAAACCCAGATCATGCAAAAGGATGGAGCTGATTACCGGGCGGAAAACGTGACCCACCAATTAGGAGCTTCTGACTGCCGGATCTCCATGGATTTAGCTGCCGCCTACCCGGATGAGCGGATCAGATCTTATACCCGGAACGCTGTACTTAATAAGGGAAAGGAAATTATCATTTCCGATCACTATGAGGGGGATCTTCCATATCCGGTATTATCACTTATGTTTTATGAGGAGCCGGTTGTAAATGGAGATACTGTTAAAGTAGGAAACTTAGGCAGTTTCCTCATTGAAGGTGCATCCAAAATACAAAAAGAGGTAATTCCCATCACCGATGAACGTCTGAAAATTTCATGGAAGCATGATGTATACCGGTTATTGGTCACCATGAAGAACAAAGATCTGGTTTTAACCATCCGGTAA
- a CDS encoding DUF4489 domain-containing protein produces MNDLDMRICDCECDECQDCACNCNCTCERPKKYLKPNRTMLKCGSQGSVSLPVATVAGATFTLATVTVDSKGLKNPCIKFEFASNIVTTAAVITLNFQIFKQCRNQLTPIPVGSIWTFSRLVAVTDSNTFSFFVCDCDTCGDDCCTYSVVATVAGVATVGVTAINNASLAAIIVDNDCF; encoded by the coding sequence ATGAATGATCTTGATATGAGAATATGTGATTGCGAATGTGATGAATGCCAGGATTGTGCGTGCAACTGTAACTGCACATGCGAACGGCCCAAAAAGTACCTTAAACCCAACAGAACAATGTTAAAATGCGGCAGCCAAGGCAGCGTTAGCCTTCCAGTAGCAACGGTTGCCGGAGCAACTTTTACCTTGGCCACTGTAACCGTAGATTCAAAAGGCTTAAAAAACCCATGCATTAAATTTGAATTTGCAAGTAATATCGTGACGACTGCTGCTGTTATCACTCTGAATTTCCAGATATTCAAACAGTGCAGAAACCAGCTGACTCCTATTCCCGTAGGATCGATCTGGACGTTCTCACGGCTTGTTGCTGTTACTGATAGTAACACCTTCTCCTTCTTCGTTTGCGATTGTGATACCTGCGGCGATGACTGCTGCACTTACAGCGTAGTCGCTACGGTTGCCGGCGTTGCTACGGTAGGCGTTACTGCCATTAACAATGCATCTCTTGCTGCAATCATCGTAGATAACGACTGCTTTTAA
- a CDS encoding DUF4489 domain-containing protein yields the protein MYNRLFSMSIPCRPNCPYHNAVNRSPQPAPPKKDNHIESIQNIQKNTCEPSPGNQLLLKSSALGGIILPENTDKNATYNVASLNMDTCSYRNFLIHFNFSCNIATTNARMHLRFQLFKRGSGQTISTPVSSSLVYSRNSDSGETNTFSFTAYDCDSMGCKCCNYSVYVEIMSFDTTGTISITNPVLIASVVVNNNEIV from the coding sequence ATGTATAACCGCCTATTCAGTATGAGTATACCATGCCGTCCCAATTGTCCATATCATAATGCAGTAAACAGAAGCCCTCAGCCTGCTCCGCCAAAAAAAGACAACCACATCGAAAGTATTCAAAATATTCAAAAAAACACCTGTGAGCCTTCCCCTGGAAACCAGCTTTTATTAAAGAGTTCTGCTTTAGGAGGAATCATTTTACCTGAAAATACAGATAAGAACGCTACATATAACGTAGCTTCGCTTAACATGGATACATGCAGCTACAGGAACTTTTTGATCCACTTCAATTTTTCCTGTAATATCGCCACCACCAATGCCCGCATGCATCTTAGATTTCAGCTGTTTAAGCGAGGAAGCGGCCAGACAATTTCCACACCTGTCAGTTCCAGTCTGGTTTACAGCAGAAATTCAGACAGCGGGGAAACAAATACCTTTTCTTTCACGGCTTATGACTGTGACTCCATGGGATGTAAGTGCTGCAATTACAGCGTATATGTAGAAATTATGAGCTTTGATACCACCGGTACCATTTCGATCACAAATCCGGTTCTCATTGCATCTGTTGTAGTTAATAATAATGAAATTGTTTAG
- a CDS encoding collagen-like protein, giving the protein MNNYRNWDDNCGCSGCGGCCGPTGPQGPRGCPGPMGPRGCQGPTGPQGPRGPQGPTGPMGPRGFQGPTGPTGPQGPQGPQGPAGAQGPVGPQGPQGVQGPTGPTGATGATGAQGPQGPTGATGATGAQGPTGPTGATGATGAQGPQGPQGPTGPTGATGATGAQGPQGPQGPQGPTGPTGATGATGAQGPQGPQGPQGPTGPAGATGAQGPQGPTGPTGATGATGAQGPQGPQGPQGPTGPTGATGATGAQGPTGPTGATGATGAQGPQGPQGPQGPQGPTGPAGATGAQGPTGPTGATGATGGSGTAGTTGPCRRYALRTTDDWWQLALPALGTAGTDRPSALPALRTDWSDWRYCATGAQGTART; this is encoded by the coding sequence ATGAATAATTATAGAAATTGGGACGATAATTGCGGCTGCAGTGGCTGTGGTGGCTGCTGCGGCCCAACTGGACCGCAGGGACCCAGAGGATGTCCTGGACCAATGGGGCCTAGAGGCTGCCAGGGACCAACCGGACCTCAGGGGCCTAGAGGACCACAGGGACCAACCGGACCAATGGGGCCTAGAGGATTCCAGGGACCAACCGGACCGACCGGACCTCAGGGACCGCAAGGACCTCAGGGACCTGCAGGAGCTCAAGGACCAGTAGGGCCTCAGGGACCTCAGGGAGTACAAGGGCCTACCGGACCAACTGGTGCTACCGGTGCTACCGGCGCTCAGGGACCACAAGGACCAACTGGCGCTACAGGCGCTACCGGTGCTCAGGGACCAACTGGACCAACTGGTGCTACCGGCGCTACCGGCGCTCAGGGACCACAAGGACCACAGGGACCAACCGGACCAACCGGCGCTACCGGCGCTACCGGTGCTCAAGGACCTCAGGGACCTCAGGGGCCACAGGGACCAACCGGACCAACTGGTGCTACCGGCGCTACCGGTGCTCAAGGACCTCAGGGACCACAGGGACCACAGGGACCAACCGGACCTGCTGGCGCTACTGGCGCTCAGGGACCGCAGGGACCAACCGGACCGACTGGTGCTACCGGTGCTACGGGTGCTCAAGGACCTCAGGGACCGCAGGGACCACAGGGACCAACCGGACCGACCGGTGCTACCGGCGCTACTGGTGCTCAGGGACCGACTGGACCGACTGGTGCTACCGGCGCTACAGGCGCCCAGGGACCACAGGGACCGCAAGGACCTCAGGGACCACAAGGGCCAACCGGACCTGCCGGCGCTACTGGCGCTCAGGGACCGACTGGACCGACTGGCGCTACCGGCGCTACCGGCGGCTCAGGGACCGCAGGGACGACCGGACCCTGCCGGCGCTACGCGCTCAGGACGACTGACGACTGGTGGCAACTGGCGCTACCGGCGCTCGGGACCGCAGGGACCGACCGACCTTCGGCGCTACCGGCGCTCAGGACCGACTGGAGCGACTGGCGCTACTGCGCTACCGGCGCTCAGGGGACCGCAAGGACCTGA
- the cls gene encoding cardiolipin synthase — MKQIRRMLRIIFGRTTFAAVSLIIQVAILIASYRFLSRYLAYFYGGFALLSAFVIIYILNKEENPSFKLTWMVPIAAVPVFGTLFYLFVELQIVGKLMNKRLRVNMGHTESYLTQNPRVMEDLSRISRQNANLAHYIKNSGHYPAYKNTNVQYFALGEAMFEAMKKELEAAKRFIFMEFFIVERGEMWDTILEILERKAKEGVEVRFMYDGMCSLVLLPFSYPKELQAKGIKAKMFSPIKPAFTTYQNNRDHRKILVVDGHTAFTGGINLADEYINRRVRFGHWKDTGVMLKGDAVTSFTMMFLQMWNISEKGTEDYGQYLRDPEYFYPLELNMDGFVIPYGDSPLDQENLGEQVYLDIINSARHYVHIMTPYLILDYEMIQALTFAAKRGVEVIIIMPRIPDKKYAFLLARSHYEELIRAGVQIFEYVPGFVHAKVYASDDTKAVVGTINMDFRSLYLHFECAVYLYRSEVIRDIQRDFHNTLAQCRRITMEDCRNYPWYEVLAGRALRLFAPLM, encoded by the coding sequence ATGAAACAGATCAGGAGAATGCTAAGAATTATTTTTGGCCGGACTACATTTGCGGCCGTTTCTCTTATCATACAAGTGGCGATTCTTATTGCGTCATACCGTTTTTTGAGCCGTTACCTTGCGTATTTTTACGGCGGTTTTGCTCTGCTCAGTGCATTTGTTATCATTTATATCCTGAATAAGGAAGAAAATCCCAGCTTTAAGCTGACCTGGATGGTCCCTATCGCGGCTGTTCCTGTATTTGGAACGCTTTTTTACCTGTTTGTAGAACTGCAGATCGTGGGAAAGCTGATGAATAAAAGGCTTCGCGTTAACATGGGGCATACGGAAAGCTATCTGACCCAAAACCCCAGGGTCATGGAGGACTTGTCCAGGATAAGCAGGCAGAATGCCAATCTGGCTCATTATATTAAAAATTCGGGCCATTACCCGGCATATAAAAACACCAATGTGCAGTATTTTGCCCTGGGGGAAGCCATGTTTGAAGCGATGAAGAAGGAGCTGGAGGCAGCAAAACGGTTTATCTTCATGGAATTCTTTATTGTGGAGCGGGGAGAAATGTGGGATACCATATTGGAGATCCTGGAGAGAAAAGCGAAGGAGGGAGTAGAAGTCCGGTTCATGTATGACGGAATGTGTTCCCTTGTACTTCTTCCCTTTAGCTATCCAAAGGAATTGCAGGCAAAAGGGATCAAGGCAAAGATGTTTTCCCCCATTAAGCCTGCATTTACCACCTACCAGAATAACCGGGACCATAGGAAGATACTGGTGGTGGACGGCCATACGGCTTTTACCGGGGGGATCAACCTGGCAGATGAATATATTAACAGGCGTGTGCGTTTTGGCCATTGGAAGGATACGGGCGTCATGCTGAAAGGGGATGCAGTTACCAGCTTTACCATGATGTTTCTGCAAATGTGGAACATTTCTGAAAAAGGAACTGAGGATTATGGGCAATATTTAAGGGACCCGGAATATTTTTATCCCCTGGAGTTAAACATGGATGGATTTGTGATCCCCTATGGGGACAGCCCTCTGGATCAGGAGAACTTGGGAGAGCAGGTTTATTTAGATATCATAAATTCTGCCAGACATTATGTACATATCATGACGCCGTATCTGATTCTGGATTATGAAATGATCCAGGCACTTACCTTTGCTGCCAAACGGGGAGTGGAGGTTATTATCATTATGCCGCGGATACCGGATAAAAAATACGCTTTCCTCCTTGCAAGGTCTCATTACGAGGAGCTAATAAGGGCCGGAGTCCAGATTTTTGAGTACGTGCCTGGTTTTGTACACGCCAAGGTATACGCAAGTGACGACACCAAGGCAGTAGTCGGAACCATTAATATGGATTTCAGAAGCCTTTACCTTCATTTTGAGTGCGCGGTCTATTTATACCGCAGTGAGGTGATCCGGGATATTCAGAGAGATTTTCATAACACCCTGGCCCAGTGCCGGAGAATCACCATGGAAGACTGCAGAAATTATCCCTGGTATGAGGTGCTGGCAGGGCGGGCATTGCGGTTGTTTGCACCGCTTATGTAG
- a CDS encoding O-acetylhomoserine aminocarboxypropyltransferase/cysteine synthase family protein, with protein sequence MSQNGRSRETVCIQGGWQPKSGEARVLPIFQSTTFKYDDSDKMGRLFDLEDEGYFYTRLANPTNDAVASKICELEGGVAAMLTSSGQAANFYALLNICEEGDHVISSATIYGGSTNLFTVTLKKMGIESTLVDPDASVEELEKAFKPNTKAVFGETIGNPSLVVLDIEKFAGAAHRHGVPLIIDNTFATPINCRPFEWGADIVTHSTTKYMDGHATSVGGCIVDSGNFDWEGHGERYPGLTTPDESYHGIVYTEKFGKKAYIIKATAQLMRDLGSIPSPMNSFLLNLGLETLHLRVPRHCENALKVARYLSSREDVAWIKYPGLEGDKYHDLAKKYMPDGTCGVISFGLKGGREAAVKFMDGLKLAAIVTHVADARTSVLHPASHTHRQLTDEQLVEAGVDPSMIRLSVGIENAEDIAEDIRQALEG encoded by the coding sequence ATGAGTCAGAACGGGCGTTCCAGAGAGACAGTTTGTATCCAGGGCGGCTGGCAGCCGAAAAGCGGCGAGGCCAGGGTGCTTCCTATTTTTCAGAGCACAACATTTAAATATGATGACAGTGATAAAATGGGAAGACTGTTTGATTTGGAGGATGAGGGGTATTTTTATACCAGGCTGGCAAACCCCACCAATGATGCTGTGGCTTCTAAAATCTGCGAACTGGAAGGCGGAGTGGCGGCCATGCTGACTTCTTCCGGCCAGGCGGCTAATTTTTATGCGCTTCTTAACATCTGTGAAGAGGGGGACCATGTGATCAGTTCTGCCACGATTTATGGGGGCTCCACCAATCTGTTTACCGTAACCTTAAAAAAAATGGGAATCGAATCCACGCTGGTGGACCCGGATGCTTCGGTGGAGGAACTTGAAAAAGCGTTTAAGCCTAATACCAAAGCAGTGTTTGGGGAAACCATCGGCAATCCTTCCCTTGTAGTTCTTGATATAGAGAAATTTGCAGGGGCTGCCCACAGGCACGGGGTTCCGCTGATTATAGATAATACATTTGCAACTCCAATCAACTGCCGTCCGTTTGAATGGGGAGCAGATATTGTAACCCACTCCACCACAAAATACATGGATGGCCATGCTACCAGCGTAGGCGGCTGCATCGTTGACAGCGGAAATTTTGACTGGGAGGGCCATGGAGAAAGGTATCCTGGACTTACCACACCTGATGAATCCTACCATGGCATCGTATATACTGAGAAATTCGGCAAAAAGGCTTATATTATTAAAGCCACAGCACAGCTGATGAGGGATCTGGGCTCCATTCCTTCCCCCATGAACTCCTTTTTATTAAATCTTGGCCTGGAGACCCTGCATCTGCGGGTTCCCCGCCACTGCGAGAATGCTTTAAAAGTGGCCCGGTATTTAAGCTCCAGGGAAGATGTGGCGTGGATCAAGTATCCGGGACTGGAAGGGGACAAATATCATGATCTGGCAAAAAAATATATGCCCGATGGCACCTGCGGCGTGATTTCATTTGGCTTAAAGGGAGGAAGGGAAGCTGCTGTTAAGTTTATGGATGGACTGAAGCTGGCGGCTATTGTAACGCATGTGGCAGATGCACGTACTTCCGTTTTACATCCGGCCAGCCATACCCACAGACAGCTGACGGATGAGCAGCTTGTTGAAGCAGGGGTTGATCCGTCCATGATCCGGCTGAGCGTTGGCATTGAAAACGCAGAGGACATTGCTGAGGATATCAGGCAGGCACTGGAGGGATAA